A window from Citrus sinensis cultivar Valencia sweet orange chromosome 3, DVS_A1.0, whole genome shotgun sequence encodes these proteins:
- the LOC102630051 gene encoding cysteine protease ATG4 isoform X2 gives MKGFREKAGASKCFSKSTPDTPNRSLASVGSEPGSSETAVKRLVTAGSMRRIHERVLGPSRTGISSSTSDIWLLGVCHKIAQDEALGDAAGNNGLAEFNQDFSSRILISYRKGFDPIGDSKITSDVGWGCMLRSSQMLVAQALLFHRLGRPWRKPLQKPFDREYVEILHLFGDSETSPFSIHNLLQAGKAYGLAAGSWVGPYAMCRSWEALARCQRAETGLGCQSLPMAIYVVSGDEDGERGGAPVVCIDDASRHCSVFSKGQADWTPILLLVPLVLGLEKVNPRYIPTLRLTFTFPQSLGIVGGKPGASTYIVGVQEESAIYLDPHDVQPVINIGKDDLEADTSTYHSDVIRHIHLDSIDPSLAIGFYCRDKDDFDDFCARASKLAEESNGAPLFTVTQTHKKPVNHSDVLGETGGVPEDDSLGVMSMNDAVGNAHEDDWQLL, from the exons ATGAAGGGATTTCGTGAAAAGGCTGGTGCTTCAAAATGTTTTTCTAAAAGTACACCTGATACACCAAACAGATCTTTGGCATCTGTTGGTTCAGAGCCGGGATCTAGTGAGA CAGCTGTGAAGAGACTAGTGACTGCTGGCTCAATGAGGAGAATACATGAACGTGTACTAGGGCCGAGCAGGACTGGAATTTCTAGCTCAACCAGTGACATATGGCTTCTTGGTGTGTGCCATAAAATTGCACAGGATGAGGCCTTGGGTGATGCAGCTGGTAACAATGGATTAGCGGAATTCAATCAAGATTTTTCATCAAGAATTCTGATTTCATATCGTAAAG GTTTTGATCCTATTGGTGATTCAAAGATTACAAGTGATGTAGGCTGGGGTTGCATGCTTCGAAGTAGTCAGATGCTTGTTGCACAG GCATTGCTTTTTCATCGATTGGGGAGACCTTGGAGAAAACCTTTGCAGAAG CCATTTGATCGTGAATATGTTGAGATCTTGCACCTTTTTGGTGATTCTGAGACATCACCTTTCTCCATTCACAATCTTCTTCAAGCTGGAAAGGCTTATGGCCTTGCAGCTGGATCATGGGTTGGCCCATATGCCATGTGTCGCTCATGGGAAGCTCTAGCTCGTTGTCAGAGAGCGGAAACTGGCCTTGGATGCCAGTCACTTCCAATGGCTATTTATGTTGTTTCAGGTGATGAAGATGGGGAGCGAGGTGGAGCTCCAGTTGTGTGTATTGACGATGCATCTAGACATTGTTCTGTGTTTTCAAAAGGTCAAGCTGACTGGACACCAATTCTTCTGCTTGTTCCCTTGGTTCTCGGACTTGAGAAAGTAAATCCCAG gTACATTCCAACCTTGCGGTTGACATTCACCTTCCCCCAAAGCCTTGGCATCGTGGGTGGGAAACCTGGTGCCTCAACTTACATTGTTGGTGTGCAAGAAGAAAGCGCTATCTACCTTGATCCACATGACGTTCAGCCG GTTATAAATATTGGAAAGGATGATCTAGAGGCTGACACTTCAACATATCATAGCGA TGTCATTAGGCACATTCATCTGGATTCAATTGATCCATCATTGGCGATAGGATTCTACTGTAGGGACAAAG atgattttgatgatttttgtGCCCGGGCATCCAAGCTAGCAGAGGAGTCAAATGGTGCTCCATTATTCACGGTGACTCAAACTCATAAAAAGCCAGTCAATCACAGTGATGTGTTGGGCGAAACTGGTGGGGTTCCAGAGGATGATTCCTTAGGTGTGATGTCCATGAACGATGCAGTAGGCAATGCACATGAGGATGACTGGCAACTCCTTTGA
- the LOC102630051 gene encoding cysteine protease ATG4 isoform X1 has translation MKGFREKAGASKCFSKSTPDTPNRSLASVGSEPGSSESKSSKGSLLSSLFNSAFSVFETYSESSASEKKAVHNKSNGWTAAVKRLVTAGSMRRIHERVLGPSRTGISSSTSDIWLLGVCHKIAQDEALGDAAGNNGLAEFNQDFSSRILISYRKGFDPIGDSKITSDVGWGCMLRSSQMLVAQALLFHRLGRPWRKPLQKPFDREYVEILHLFGDSETSPFSIHNLLQAGKAYGLAAGSWVGPYAMCRSWEALARCQRAETGLGCQSLPMAIYVVSGDEDGERGGAPVVCIDDASRHCSVFSKGQADWTPILLLVPLVLGLEKVNPRYIPTLRLTFTFPQSLGIVGGKPGASTYIVGVQEESAIYLDPHDVQPVINIGKDDLEADTSTYHSDVIRHIHLDSIDPSLAIGFYCRDKDDFDDFCARASKLAEESNGAPLFTVTQTHKKPVNHSDVLGETGGVPEDDSLGVMSMNDAVGNAHEDDWQLL, from the exons ATGAAGGGATTTCGTGAAAAGGCTGGTGCTTCAAAATGTTTTTCTAAAAGTACACCTGATACACCAAACAGATCTTTGGCATCTGTTGGTTCAGAGCCGGGATCTAGTGAGAGTAAGTCATCCAAGGGTTCCTTGTTGTCAAGCTTGTTTAATTCTGCTTTCTCAGTCTTTGAAACGTATAGTGAGTCGTCAGCTAGTGAAAAGAAGGCAgttcataataaaagtaatggGTGGACAGCAGCTGTGAAGAGACTAGTGACTGCTGGCTCAATGAGGAGAATACATGAACGTGTACTAGGGCCGAGCAGGACTGGAATTTCTAGCTCAACCAGTGACATATGGCTTCTTGGTGTGTGCCATAAAATTGCACAGGATGAGGCCTTGGGTGATGCAGCTGGTAACAATGGATTAGCGGAATTCAATCAAGATTTTTCATCAAGAATTCTGATTTCATATCGTAAAG GTTTTGATCCTATTGGTGATTCAAAGATTACAAGTGATGTAGGCTGGGGTTGCATGCTTCGAAGTAGTCAGATGCTTGTTGCACAG GCATTGCTTTTTCATCGATTGGGGAGACCTTGGAGAAAACCTTTGCAGAAG CCATTTGATCGTGAATATGTTGAGATCTTGCACCTTTTTGGTGATTCTGAGACATCACCTTTCTCCATTCACAATCTTCTTCAAGCTGGAAAGGCTTATGGCCTTGCAGCTGGATCATGGGTTGGCCCATATGCCATGTGTCGCTCATGGGAAGCTCTAGCTCGTTGTCAGAGAGCGGAAACTGGCCTTGGATGCCAGTCACTTCCAATGGCTATTTATGTTGTTTCAGGTGATGAAGATGGGGAGCGAGGTGGAGCTCCAGTTGTGTGTATTGACGATGCATCTAGACATTGTTCTGTGTTTTCAAAAGGTCAAGCTGACTGGACACCAATTCTTCTGCTTGTTCCCTTGGTTCTCGGACTTGAGAAAGTAAATCCCAG gTACATTCCAACCTTGCGGTTGACATTCACCTTCCCCCAAAGCCTTGGCATCGTGGGTGGGAAACCTGGTGCCTCAACTTACATTGTTGGTGTGCAAGAAGAAAGCGCTATCTACCTTGATCCACATGACGTTCAGCCG GTTATAAATATTGGAAAGGATGATCTAGAGGCTGACACTTCAACATATCATAGCGA TGTCATTAGGCACATTCATCTGGATTCAATTGATCCATCATTGGCGATAGGATTCTACTGTAGGGACAAAG atgattttgatgatttttgtGCCCGGGCATCCAAGCTAGCAGAGGAGTCAAATGGTGCTCCATTATTCACGGTGACTCAAACTCATAAAAAGCCAGTCAATCACAGTGATGTGTTGGGCGAAACTGGTGGGGTTCCAGAGGATGATTCCTTAGGTGTGATGTCCATGAACGATGCAGTAGGCAATGCACATGAGGATGACTGGCAACTCCTTTGA
- the LOC102630051 gene encoding cysteine protease ATG4 isoform X3, with translation MKGFREKAGASKCFSKSTPDTPNRSLASVGSEPGSSETVKRLVTAGSMRRIHERVLGPSRTGISSSTSDIWLLGVCHKIAQDEALGDAAGNNGLAEFNQDFSSRILISYRKGFDPIGDSKITSDVGWGCMLRSSQMLVAQALLFHRLGRPWRKPLQKPFDREYVEILHLFGDSETSPFSIHNLLQAGKAYGLAAGSWVGPYAMCRSWEALARCQRAETGLGCQSLPMAIYVVSGDEDGERGGAPVVCIDDASRHCSVFSKGQADWTPILLLVPLVLGLEKVNPRYIPTLRLTFTFPQSLGIVGGKPGASTYIVGVQEESAIYLDPHDVQPVINIGKDDLEADTSTYHSDVIRHIHLDSIDPSLAIGFYCRDKDDFDDFCARASKLAEESNGAPLFTVTQTHKKPVNHSDVLGETGGVPEDDSLGVMSMNDAVGNAHEDDWQLL, from the exons ATGAAGGGATTTCGTGAAAAGGCTGGTGCTTCAAAATGTTTTTCTAAAAGTACACCTGATACACCAAACAGATCTTTGGCATCTGTTGGTTCAGAGCCGGGATCTAGTGAGA CTGTGAAGAGACTAGTGACTGCTGGCTCAATGAGGAGAATACATGAACGTGTACTAGGGCCGAGCAGGACTGGAATTTCTAGCTCAACCAGTGACATATGGCTTCTTGGTGTGTGCCATAAAATTGCACAGGATGAGGCCTTGGGTGATGCAGCTGGTAACAATGGATTAGCGGAATTCAATCAAGATTTTTCATCAAGAATTCTGATTTCATATCGTAAAG GTTTTGATCCTATTGGTGATTCAAAGATTACAAGTGATGTAGGCTGGGGTTGCATGCTTCGAAGTAGTCAGATGCTTGTTGCACAG GCATTGCTTTTTCATCGATTGGGGAGACCTTGGAGAAAACCTTTGCAGAAG CCATTTGATCGTGAATATGTTGAGATCTTGCACCTTTTTGGTGATTCTGAGACATCACCTTTCTCCATTCACAATCTTCTTCAAGCTGGAAAGGCTTATGGCCTTGCAGCTGGATCATGGGTTGGCCCATATGCCATGTGTCGCTCATGGGAAGCTCTAGCTCGTTGTCAGAGAGCGGAAACTGGCCTTGGATGCCAGTCACTTCCAATGGCTATTTATGTTGTTTCAGGTGATGAAGATGGGGAGCGAGGTGGAGCTCCAGTTGTGTGTATTGACGATGCATCTAGACATTGTTCTGTGTTTTCAAAAGGTCAAGCTGACTGGACACCAATTCTTCTGCTTGTTCCCTTGGTTCTCGGACTTGAGAAAGTAAATCCCAG gTACATTCCAACCTTGCGGTTGACATTCACCTTCCCCCAAAGCCTTGGCATCGTGGGTGGGAAACCTGGTGCCTCAACTTACATTGTTGGTGTGCAAGAAGAAAGCGCTATCTACCTTGATCCACATGACGTTCAGCCG GTTATAAATATTGGAAAGGATGATCTAGAGGCTGACACTTCAACATATCATAGCGA TGTCATTAGGCACATTCATCTGGATTCAATTGATCCATCATTGGCGATAGGATTCTACTGTAGGGACAAAG atgattttgatgatttttgtGCCCGGGCATCCAAGCTAGCAGAGGAGTCAAATGGTGCTCCATTATTCACGGTGACTCAAACTCATAAAAAGCCAGTCAATCACAGTGATGTGTTGGGCGAAACTGGTGGGGTTCCAGAGGATGATTCCTTAGGTGTGATGTCCATGAACGATGCAGTAGGCAATGCACATGAGGATGACTGGCAACTCCTTTGA
- the LOC102629764 gene encoding F-box/kelch-repeat protein SKIP20, with product MGKTEKKQQQQEVQNLIPGLPDEIAMECLIRVPYKFHNDLKSVCQRWLNLISSHSFYRERIRSGKAEHLVCQVQPLPLSPPNPKDSSSATTHLVSDSAARITSTKKDQQQDDDDHELHQQRQEVHRTPLQYGLTIFNASNGTWERIRPHVGRIPMFCQCVAVPASRKLLLIGGWDPITLEPVPDVYVLDMVNNSSRWRRVKPMSVARSFFACAVVGASTVCVAGGHDGQKNALKSAEVYDVEADEWRMLPEMDEERDECQGVCLEGDRFFVVSGYGTESQGRFKPDAECYDPKTGSWSKFDHVWPFPSLSPRGSTATITSYRLQQHQWLWFLGKEQQQNGEVVKGKIVSSIVPLPKSVTEGSSSPCVSVTTLHNSQQQQKVFVMTGNGGRGCSSSSALSSFICNECEGEGAFIMERDMSNGNIKWDHVHLPVGFSGFPCSASFLLI from the coding sequence atggggaaaactgaaaagaagcagcagcagcaagaAGTTCAAAACTTGATTCCAGGGCTACCTGATGAGATAGCAATGGAGTGTTTGATAAGGGTGCCTTACAAGTTCCATAATGATCTCAAATCAGTTTGCCAAAGATGGCTTAACTTGATTTCCAGTCATTCTTTTTACAGAGAGAGAATCAGATCAGGCAAAGCTGAGCATCTTGTTTGCCAAGTCCAGCCTCTGCCTCTGTCACCACCAAATCCAAAAGATTCTTCATCAGCAACAACCCATTTGGTCTCTGACTCCGCCGCAAGAATCACAAGCACCAAGAAGGATCAACAACAAGATGATGACGATCATGAGTTGCATCAGCAGCGACAAGAAGTTCACAGGACGCCACTGCAGTATGGGCTCACAATCTTCAATGCCAGCAATGGAACATGGGAAAGGATAAGGCCTCACGTTGGGAGAATCCCAATGTTCTGTCAATGCGTGGCGGTTCCAGCTTCACGAAAATTATTGCTGATAGGTGGTTGGGACCCCATAACACTTGAACCGGTCCCCGACGTGTACGTTCTCGACATGGTTAACAATTCTTCTCGATGGCGTCGTGTAAAGCCTATGTCAGTTGCAAGATCTTTCTTTGCCTGTGCTGTTGTGGGAGCTTCAACCGTGTGTGTTGCCGGAGGGCACGATGGCCAAAAGAATGCTTTGAAATCAGCTGAGGTCTATGACGTTGAAGCTGACGAGTGGAGGATGTTGCCTGAGATGGATGAGGAAAGAGATGAGTGTCAGGGGGTTTGCTTGGAAGGTGATAGATTCTTTGTTGTGAGTGGATATGGCACCGAATCCCAGGGGAGATTCAAGCCTGATGCTGAGTGTTACGATCCTAAAACTGGGTcttggtcaaaatttgatcatGTTTGGCCATTTCCAAGCTTAAGCCCCAGGGGCAGCACTGCTACAATCACTTCCTATAGGCTGCAGCAGCATCAATGGTTGTGGTTTTTGGGGAAAGAACAACAGCAAAATGGGGAAGTGGTGAAGGGCAAAATTGTCAGCTCCATTGTGCCACTTCCCAAAAGTGTAACTGAGGGATCATCATCTCCTTGTGTTAGTGTGACAACACTTCATAACTCTCAACAGCAGCAGAAGGTGTTTGTGATGACAGGCAATGGTGGCAGAGGctgctcatcatcatcagcacTGTCATCATTTATATGCAATGAATGTGAAGGAGAAGGTGCATTCATTATGGAGAGAGACATGAGCAATGGTAACATCAAATGGGATCATGTTCATTTACCAGTTGGGTTTTCTGGGTTCCCTTGCTCTGCCTCTTTTCTCCTAATCTGA